The genomic DNA ACATGCTGTCTTTCCTCGGATACTCTGGATATCCTTCACGTGTCCCGCAGTCTTCAGGTGGTCTTGGTTACAAAGCTGGCTGCTGCTTTGGGTATACACCTGTAGTTCACAGCTGAGAGGAACCTATGATTGCTTCAGGCGTTTGGGAGGGGGCTCAAGTAATGAACTGTGAGTAGAGGCCAAGGAGCTGTATGCTTCAGCCAACAACTGGGGATGTAAGACCATCATTGTCTTCCAGCTTGAAGTCTCAGATATATCAGAAGCACGCGGTGTAATGAAATCCAGGGTCTTGGTTTTCAGCTGCCCTGCACTGTGGAGGTCAGCGAGGATGAGAGTGTGGGCAGCATTCTCAACACAGAGGTCCCTGCAGAGGGCATCCTCGCACATGACCTTCAAACGCTCCAGGCCATACTTGTCAGCAGCTGCCAGCACAGCATCTGCCATGCTGTGGAGGTCTGGTGCCTTCCCGGTATAAATGAAGTCCATCATTGCCTTGAAGACTTGGGGCTCCAGATCCTGGATCTCCACgcagttttttcttttctcctccatgTCATGTTCAAACATGGCTCTGAAAACTGGAGAGCGAGCTGCTAAGATGGCCTTGTGAGCTTGGAATTCCTGGCCAGCTACCACCAGGCAGCAGTCTGTGAAGAGGGAATTCTCCCACAGCTGTCCTAGCTCATCTCCAATGTGTTCCTTGGAACCTGGATACCGGGCAGCGTGCTCTTCCCACAGTTGATGAGGGAGTCTTGGACCACGAGGTCCACCTCGCAGAAGATAGTGAGTTCATTGTCTGGGAAGAGCCAAGACTCCAGACCCAAGAGCAAATCTCGATGGATGAACTTTTTGAATCCCCAGTGTTGTTTTGGCATGAACTTGAAGAATCTTGGGCTTATCTTGCCATTGGCTTTATCTCCATCGACACTGATGATCCAAAACCGGAACCTTGCCCAGGCTGGACTCTTTGGGCAGCTGAGCATCATTAGGTGAACTGACAGGtaatctttgctttctttgtcGATCCCATTTGCGAGTATTTTCAAACACCATTTGTCGTTGTCACTGAATCCTGAGGAGAAGGTTGGGCTTTTAATGGCGCCCCCTATCTCCTGAAGCAAGAATCCGAAGTTGCTTATGGTCCAGCTGTAGGAGAATTTCTGCACACTGAAATCTGTGTGGCCCGATCTCTCGGCTGCCCGGTCTTCTGACATATCTACTGTGGTGCTTTGAAAGTGAACCTGGATCCAAAAAGAAGAAGTaggcctttttcttcttccacctgAGGTCACAATGGCAGATATCTGTAACAAGGAAAGTAAAATCCTGAGAGACTcgtattggggttcaaacttcaagctcaAGGCCAGGGAGGCAAAGCAGCCATGCCCGtagctcttgcctctacctcaggctCCATGAGCTCTCAACAAACATCACACTGTTGCCTCGCCTCAGCTTAACAAGAGATAAgctgagactgactactgaaggcCCCACTCCTAATTTGATACACTCTAGTGCGGGGGATAAAGGGCATGAGCTCTGTTAATGGTTTAATTTCATTCAATCGCTTGGAGCCTTGTGTATACTCGAACACAAGGAGaaccatctgcctttgtctcctgagtcctcagAAGAAAGgtgtctgcctggcttctctgggtaGCTAATATGGGTGCTTTCCTCTTTTGAGACCCAGTGAAGTAAAACAGTGTAAGCTATGTCTGTACCACCACAAATAGCttttagtcttttattttctgttttcccctctgttcCCTCTTCTATGGGGCTGGAAACTTGGATATCGCTCTAAAATTTTCTATCAAGATTTCAATATTATTTTCAGAGAAGAGAGTTTGTGCTACTCACTATGGACAGTTCATTTCTAGATTGAATCTGAGGTCAACAGGTAACTACTTTTGACAATTGTACTCAACTGATGAAGCGTTTGgaacattttatacacacacatccaaaagTGTTGTACTAGGGTTCTAGAGCAACAGAACATAGGGAATGAACCTCTCTGTGTGAAAAATGGAGATTCCTGAGAATGACTTCGGGCTGCATTCCTGTTAATCCCACAATGTCAGTTGTGAAGTAAAAGTATAAGAATCCAGTACTTACTGAGTCCAGGAGGTTGGACGTAGCTGCTGCTCTTCAGTATATGCTCAATTACAAATAAGTATTCTCTAATGGCAGTGAAGAGATGGACTTACTGAAATGTCAGTGCAAGCAGTCAGAGGGCTGTAGCTCCTTCTTGCATGCCCTTTTATATGCCTCCAGCAGAAGGTGTATCCCAATTTAGGGTGTGTCCCCTAGCctaagatctggattaaaggtgtgtgtcttccagctggagagatggctcagaggttaagaggttAAGACAGCTCTACCataggtactgagttcaattcccagcaaccacatggtggctcacaatcatcccttagaagatctggtgccctcttctgctgtgcagatatacatggaagcagaatgttgtatgcataataaataaataaaatctttaaaaaaaagaaaggtgtgtGTCTTCAGGCCAGTTGATCCTGTTCTTATGCATGTGATTTCTACCTCTAAAATCAGTACTTCAAGTGGATCTCCCACTCCAAATGTGCAAAACACTCCACACAGTTGTGCCATTCATTTTAGGATTTGTTTAGTTAATTCCAGGGGTGGTCTATTTGGGTAgcaagaataaccatcacaagTGCATTTTGCTGTCCTGAATTATTCttctctaaataaagaaatgatttctATTCCTACACAGTTGTTGTTTACTCTTCTCTTGTTTTTGAATATTCCTACCACCCCACTGTGGTGGCATAtaccattaatctcagcacttaggagtcacAGGTAGGCatttctctgttagttcaaggccagcttggtatgCAGAGATAGTTctatgacagccagagctgttacacagaaatacCTGTTTGTGAAGAAAAGGATTCTTCCCATGAACATGATCCAGGAAGAggtctttttttctgtctggtTTCAAAGTGTTCACAATATGGAGCTCAGGTTGGAAGAATCCCTTTATGGTGGGCATTAAGCAGGGCCAAGCAGGATGCTCTGAAAATGGCTGTCTTCTTTCCTACCCTTCATTCCATCCATAATCACTGTCCTGGGGATTGCAACACCAAGTTTCACTGGTTGTCTTCCCAGTCCTCTTCTGTGAATCCTCCTTGAACACTAGCTTCTGATCCCCTTAAGTGTGTGCTGTCAGAAGACCCTAAAGGCCTCTCATTTTTCTCATGCTGAGTGCCAAGATAAAGCTTCTCATTACCTGATAATTTTCATCCCTCACTTGTAATTCATTCTTCTTCAGTCTTTGAACACCCAGGCTTATTCTGCTAGGCTTAAAATTGTAAGAGCATTCTGGTTTACAAAGGGTTCAGAATATATTCAACAATTACTGAAGAGCATCTTCCTTCCAATGTGGGGTCTTGAAATTAACAAATATAATCCCTTCAAAGGAGTGTTTTCTGGGATGGAATACCTACTACCCTGACCCTGAATCCACCTAGTGAAGAATCACCTATGCCTTACATGGCCACCTGCAATAATTctgccaaagaaaaaaaaagtaaaaacaaacaatcaaaaacaatTGATTTAATTATCTTCGACTCACAGATAAGTAGTGTTGCAGCCagactttcaggacagccagactggGAATGGCTGTGCTCATCCAATCAATAAACTTATTTCCTTGTAGTCTAGGCTTAGAGATACTCTCCAAGATAAGACTAACTTGAGAGAGATGACATGTACAGAGAATCTTGATCATCAAGCTACAGAGGGAAATCCATCTAAATGCCCTCCTTTTATGGTTTCTGTGGAATATAGTCTGCATCATGGTAACAAGAAAAATCTCACTTTAGTGACCAGAAGAATATGCATGGCAGTTCTGAGGTTGAACAGGACAGAACCTACCTTTGGATGAGGGAGTATATAACCTAATGACACTCAATCTATATGACTGACAGGAGAAGGATCTAGGATATTCACTAACCATACTCATAGATGGGTCTGAAATACTTTTTCTAGACATGATCTCTGAGAGGCAGGGAAAAGACCACCACTATATTTTATGTGAGTCATCCTGGCACTGTGGTTCTGGATAAAATAAAAGGTAGGAAAGAGGAGAGCCACTGTAATGATTTCCTCTGTCTGCTTCAGACTCACCATTTATTGGTACTTTATCTGATGTCTATTCTGTGAAAACTAAGACCACTAACATACTAAGGAAAACCCTTCTTCCCTGATGCTGTTTAAATCAGCACTCCTTGTAAACACACTTGAGATGGATATTCTTGGTTCTCAACTTGGCAATATCTAGAATTAACAATACTCAAAAATGCAGATCACACCTGTGTGAACTTATTACTTAAGTTGAAGTAGACAGACCCACTTCAAACGCTTACTTTTGAGAAAAGAAGACACACACCCTTAATCTGGACCTATAGGCTGGGAGGACACCTTTACTTAAGcccttaattttattaattattacatATTATTCATTACTTGCATATTCTTCTTGATGAGCATGtctctgctcaactatgtttaaaaattgtgcaaaactgaagtcttgttttttttattttacttatcttttgtttgttttaggttttagAGATTAAGCTACTCAAAGAAAAAACAGCCTCATATCAAATAATTTCTTCCTCTGATCCACTTAAACTCCCTGAGTATTCCAGGCTACGACTGCAGATTGCTTTTATGTCCTGAATATAATTTACAGCAGAACACCAGTTTCCTGCTTCATAATCTTTCCTTTGGGAAAGGGGTCATATTTGAAAGAGTTGACAGTGGGTTAGGGGTTGATTgagattgttttggttttatagAGGCAATCTCATTTAGTATGCAAAGACACAACTTTCAAACTCACTAGATTTCTGCCACCTAGTTCCCCAATACAGGCCTACATCACCAAGGGGTGCTTAGaatatcacattttttaaaaaccgaGAGAAAACATGCTTATTTTGACACATCTCTAGTGAATTACTGTTCACAATAAACTTCATGTACATAAGCAATGCTCCTAAGTCCATCTCAAGGGTATCTTGAGCTGAATGTGTTAACCACTACccacataataaaaattaagtttcctccttattttcattctctctctttctgtttttgaaatgGCGTTTCCTTacacagccttggctgtctttgGACTCACTCTACAAACAAGGTTGGCTCAAAAACATTGTGATCTTTCTACCTCTGCATTCTGAGGAACAGATTTAAATACTtgaatttttaattcataaaatagaCAATAGTAAGATGGTTGGAATAGTTAGGAAGAAGATATAGTAAAAAATACTTGTAAGTGTATGAAGTATATGTGGTACACCCTATGGACCCTAGTTCTTCAGAACCTGAGGGAATTGAATCGTGAATCATCTGGCCTGGGCTGTACATTGAGTGGTACCacagcagaaagagatggaagaaaatttCAGGGAGACATCAAGACATTTCTTTTGATCCattctctgtatttctgtgtctctgtctgtctgtctgtccctctctctatctgtatctctgtctctgtctttctccatcttgcatgtgtgtttgcatgtgtgtgtgtttgtatgtctttCTATGTGTTTCAGTCAGTTTCCTTACCTTAAATGACCAATGGCTTTCTCTGGTAATGAAGACACTTGTGTTGATTAAGACTTGTGCATCCCTTTGTTGGGAGCCTGAAACCTTTGGCTGTTTCAGGTCCTCCAGATACGCACCTGTCTGAAATTAAGGCTCTGCCTGTCACATTCCTGTAGTGACAGACCTTATGAACATTTCCTGTACTGCAGCCTCGGTGGGGGTTCACAGTTTCCCCATGAGAAGTTGCTCTCCTCTCCAGGACCATGCCCATGGGAGCTCTTGGCTGGCCATGTAAAGCACTTATTTTGCAAATGAGTGGGCCTGCAGTGACTGCCTACCTTCATGTCAAATGATGCACTTGAGGGAAGGGGTATCTGTCACCCTGACTGTAAACCACATATAGAAGAGTTATTCATATTACTAGATAGCCAACTATAATAGATTCCAAAGTGAAGAAGCAAAAATTCAGAATCAAAATCAATTGATTGATTTATCCTCTATGGAGGGAGGAGCAGCTTCTGGGCAGAAATTCAGGAGACCCAGGCAGGGAATTGCTGAGTGGATTGAATCATCATGGTTATTTTCCTGTCCTTTAGGCCTAGTGAATCACTACAGACACCATGCTCTGGAGAGAGGTGATAGAAGTGGGGAGCATTTACAGATCACATTCTGAGGGAAATTATCTCAAAATCCATTCCTCAGTAACTCTTGAATGTATTCTGTGTCCTTTCAAAGGCAGAATGCTGTCTCCCTTGTAAACCTAGCACAGTAAGCCTAGAAGTTCAAAGTTAAAGGACAGAACTCACAAGTGAAGGATTAAAAATTACGAGGTAATGAGAAGCTGAATTTGGCAGTCAGCATGATGGAATAGATGTATTTAGGATCTTCTCATGGCACCCTATTAAGGAAAAGTGTTTCCAAGGAGGATTAACTGAGAAAGAGAGGCAAGACCATTAATGAAATTTGATGGAGTCATCCCTGGTACTGTGAGTCTGGAATACAAAGCAGAAACAAAGTAGCTACTTAAGAGTGTCCAggctggctctgcttcctgccaccCTATAGGAATTATTCCACCCTGACTTCCATATTTCGAACACTGAGACCCCTGAAGGTCAAAAGGCCTCTCTTCCTTGTCCAAGTTAATAGGAAgaattgttttcaagacaaggtttttctgtgtaacagcactggatGTCCTGCTACTACCTCGATAGACTGGAGTGGCCTTCatttcatagagatctgcctgcctgtgcctccaagTGATTGGATTAAAATCTTGTAGCACTACCAACAGTCTGGGAAGAATTCTTATAACAATATGAGAAGAGTAAGTAACAACTGTGTAGGAAAGAACACCATTCCTTCATTTATGGAAGATTTACTCCAGTAAACAAACTGCACTTCTGATGATTTTTCTTGGTTGCCAACTAGACCACATCCTGAATTAACTAAAATCCTAAAATGGAGGGAGAAATGTTTTGCATAACTCTGAGAAATGTTTTGCATAAGATCAAGTAGGCAGGTCCACTTGAAACAGAAAATCTGGAGGTAGGGAGAGACAAACATTTACCCTGGATCTCAAGGCCCAAAGACACACAACTTTAAACGAGATCTTGAGGCTGGGAGACACACCCTAAATTTGGAcataccttctgctggaagcatataaaaggacatggaggaaggaagctgttgcactctgcctgcttgcccttacCTTGCCACAAGTCCATTTTTCAGTGGCTTTACAGAATACTTGTTGGAATTCCAGCATATAACTGTAGACCAGGAGACACATCCAAACTTCTGGGCTGAGTAAGCACTGGATTCTCGGATTTTCCCTTAACAACTAGCCATTGTGGGATTAGCAGGATTGCATCATGTAGGGAGAAACCATGATTAAGAGGTAACCATATACTATGTTTGCAATCAACTTCATAGCTAATGTGTTATCTCTAACCAGAGGATTGAGACACTGGGAAAAGGCAAAAGAACCTGTATGAATTGTGGCCAGCTTAGAAAGTTGGATGCAAGATATAAAAGACATCCAGGAAAACATGATCCCTGAAATGCAAGACATGAAACTTTGATGTGAAGAAGTTGAGGATATTAAGTTTGGCCATAAAGTTGGATGCAAGATATAAAAACCATCCAGGAAAACATGATCTCTGAAATGCAAGACATGAAACTTTGATGTAAAGAAGTTGAGGATATTAAGACTGGACATGCTACATTACTAACACAGGTAGAACAAACTCATGGccaaacagaaaccaaaatatgTTCCATGGCTGATGCCTTAAATGGAAAGAGAGCTAAGAACCAGGACAGGAATCACAAACTGGCACAGACAATTTGCTCCATGTCTCATGAGTGTACTGCCACAGGCCAAAAGTTGGAGTCTAGGATTGCATATTTAGAAGgtaatttacatgccattcagatactatctaTGGATGAGAGTATTAAAGGTATAGAAGCATATATAAACGaggaaacaagacaaaatagcgaTTCTATTAAATTCTCAGAATCTTATATGATTCACCAGATTCAAACTGTCCATGAGACAGTGGTTTCCAGGTTCCAAGCCTTGGATGACTCAGAAATGGATTCCTCCCAATCTGATGCACCTATTCcaatcaaacatcaggaaaaccttCCTAAGTTTGTTATGCATACACCACTGGTCTTCCCAGTGACTATGACAAAAAAACTGCCACCAAAAAATATCCAAATGGCCATGTTGCATATGAATAGGAAAACAACtaaacaactaaacaaaacaactaaaagaTTTGAAAGGAATTAAGGGGtctgttgtctcatatggtctccatagcccttatgtcaaagaaatattaaatttgtGAGCAACTTTTACAGAGTAATGCCCATAGATTGGAATGCATAATATCAACTGTGCTTGAAAATTTGTCTCAAATACAGTGGAGGCCTTTATGGATAGAGGAAACAAAAGCCCTGGAGCTTCAAGCcttaaagaaaggttatgaagctccccaAGGTAAGATTCTTGGTGAAGgtctttatgctgacccacaggttcaagCTGAATATGACAAGCacatattgtccttatgcaggacagcagcattaaatgcctgggacaaggttCGTGAaccaggaaaaggagaagaatccTACACTAAGATAGCACAGAGAGGAACAGAACAGTTCACTGACTTTTTATGAAGACTATCCAGGGCAGTAGATTTGCAGGTAACAAATTTGGACTCTAGAAGAATACTCATACAATCTCTAGcctatgaaaatgcaaatccacTATGCAAAaggatacttttgcctttaaagataaGATCAGCATCACTGGAAGTGTGGGTCTTGCATACAGCTAATCTCGAGTCTAATGTCCAAGATTCagaagcttgggaaggagaagcaaaccCTAAAGGTCTAACAAGACACCAAGTGGCCAGTAACTGTACTGAAACAGGAAATGGTAGGAAGAGAAATCCCCAGAGGGTCAAGAAGGCATCAGGATAATAGGTGTTTTAactgtggcagaataggacatatTAGGAAAAATTGTAGGCAAGTAAATTCCAACAATGTCTCATATAGAAGGCTTCCACCTCCTGGATTAtataggagatgtggtaaggacaGACAATGGACCAATGAATATAGACCGAcaagagacatacaaggaaaccagttacaattgggaaactccttgaggggACTCTAGAAGGCCCCCAAATCGAGAAAGGTctagtcattcccagtcactgtggaggacaatctctcacaggacaaatagatagtacAATGCCTATTGTAAAGAATGGTACCACTCAAATGGTAGTTTGGCTAGGGATGAGGAAACAAATGTGACTGGAAGAGacaaaaaacatatattttggtAAACTTCTCTAAAGGAtcagaggcctcagttgaaagtaagaataaaaataaagttatttctggtttggtggacactggggtggatgtgaCTATTATAACCCAAACTCTTAATGACCTGCAGAAATttctaggggaaatttctcaactacagaaaATAATTGGAagagaaggacatgacttaaagcacttaaaaatggcccttaaaagggacaaggacttaaacaatCCACAAATATTATCAGCTCAAGTGGAAAGAGAATTACAATGGGTGACAAACAGAATACTAAACGCACATGTAGATCATTGTTGACCCTAAATTAGACTGTATTCTTGTTATTCTACCACACAGAGAATACCCTTCGGGGATTCTGATGCAGTgggaagatattatattggaaGGAAattttctgccacataaacagaataaaaagctaaaaacatacatagaaaagatttctgatttgattctaaaaggcaaattaagactttgtcaactgactggaaaagatccagcagaaaccATAGttcctttaactaatgaggaaatttcctccttatgaaAGGACGATGAATACTGGCAGACACCTTTACTAACTTTTTGGGAAGAATTAGCAGCTATTATCCCCAAActaacagaattaaattcataaaaaagacaatctggatccttccaccTATTAAAGAAAAACACCTATTTCTGGAGTCCTCACCTTCTACACTAATGTGAACAAATCAGGTAAATCAGGATataaataaagtagttcaaagtctgtacagtgtacagaaggcagaattatatggtattcttatggtacttatagactttacagagcctctcaatgTAGTTACTGATTTTCAATATGCAGACAgaattgttttacacatcaagactgctgaattcattcctgatgatacagaattaacttcactatCTATATAAGTacaagaaacaatcagaaactacaCCAATAtgacatatacaacacacattaGATCCCATAAGGGGCTGCCAGGCCCACTAgtacaaggcaatgatgagattgattgtttattagtAGGAAGCATGCTAGAAGCCTTGGAATTTCAttagaaacaccatgtaaatagcaaaggtttaaaaaaaggatttctcCAAGGATATAGTGAGAAACTATCCAAcctgttccttctataatcaagctccattgccagaaAGCTGTAATCCTAcaggcattcagagaaatgaggctTGGCAGATGGCTGTCTTTTAGttttcagaatttggaaatttaaaaaatgtgaatcATACATTGTACAACAATTTTGATGTGAGTGTATAAAGTATTCCAAGTTTAAACAGTTGTGTATAATTGTCAAAATTACTTAATGACATAAGAATCAAtctatgttcatcacagcatttttttgtaataaccagaacatgGAGGCAACCTAAGTGCCCCTCAaccaagaatggataaagaaagtgtggtacatttacacaatggcatactaCTCATGGGGAAAAggcaatgacatcttgaaatttgcaggcaaatcgATGGAAATAGAAgataccatcctgagtgaggtaacccagtcacagaaagacaaacctggaatatactcactcatatatggttctctatatacatagagaaaaggattaccagcctacaatccacacctccagagaagctaggaaacaaggaggaccctaagagacatatatatggtcccccagtgaagtggaaagggacaaaagcccctgaacaaattgggagcatgggggtgggggagggatgtaggtgaaagaggaggagagaagaggaggtggggggggagatcatgagggatcaggaagccTGAGTGGgcagaggaatagaggagaacaagaaaagagacacatcaatagagggagccactataggtttaaaaagaaatccggccctagggaattgtacagagatccacaaggatgacccccaactaggagcctaagcaatagtggagagggtaccttaaaagTCCTTCCCCTAGAATGACAATGGTGaataccttaattgccatcctaaagccttcatccagtagctaatggaagcagaagcagagatccacaactaagcactgagccctggaatccagtttcagagagggaggagtgacaagcaATGGGGTCAACTGGGAAAGCCCAccgaaacaactgacctgagcaagcggGAACTtacggaccccagtctgacaactggggaaccaacataggaccaaaccagggcccctgaacgtgggtgtcaactAGGAGcactggacaatctatggggcctcaacCAATCTAATAAGtgctttttcatgttttaaatttaggaaggattttttttagaaataaaaatcctttttcaataaattttattaaattagaaacaatcttattttatatatcaatcccagtttcatctccctcccatcctgcaATTACACTCACCGACACCCCCCCCCCGCATCCcataccccatccactccccagtgaggtgagtccttccatgagggaatcataaaatctgtcaagttccccatgtatctaggctaagagagtatccctccgtgggaaatgggctcctgaagtccttttgtgcactagagatacatCCTGGAGAAAGAGTCACAGATTCAGGCAACAGAGCAGAGACATCCCCTGCTCTCATTGTTAGGAGTCTCTTTTATTCTCTTGATGAaacttgcctctgtagttccttcTTTCTTACCTAGATTTTTGATGTTTGCATTCCCTCACTTTGTGTTTACATTATTGTTTCTACTTACATTTTCAAATCTTggaccatttttatttctttctttcaactgTTTGTTTTCAGGTCCTTTTagaagggatttattaatttactttatttttatttgctttatccttgatttctttaaagaatttattcaCCTCTTGTTAAAGGGACTCTATTGTCATTAAGTTGATtgtaaggtctttttcttgtgcttcagctgtgttgaaaTATTCAGAGCTTGCTGTAGTGTGGTATCTGCCTCTAGTGAAGATACAATGCCCTGGCtgttactgtgttttcttttgggttttggtggcagggtgtagttttgttttgctttgctttgctttttccactGGCATCTAGGATGCTGGGATTGAGGAGATTATAGGTCTAGCTGCTAGTTTCTGAAGTTGTCCTTGTTGAAGAGCTGTTCTGACTGTTGGTGTTCATTTTCTCTCTGGCAAGCGTGTGATTGATTGCTCTATGCTCTTGGTAGGAGTTTCTCTTTGGACTTGATAGTTTTGGCAACTTGGAGTTCTtggtaaaatgtatttctgaataTTGGCAGTTGACACATAGAAATGGACTTGGGATAGAGGTCTGAAGGGATCATAGGAAGGAGGAGAGCACTGTTCTACCAGAATCCACTTATTTTGTCTCCTTGGAATAGGAAGACACAATGAAGAGAGATAGCCCCAGAAGGTCTGCTATAGCATTGCAGATGAGACTTGGGTTGTATCTAGAGGAACAGAAGGAGAATGGGAAATCTATAGAAAGGTTGCATGCATCCCTGGCAGGATTGGATAATCTGGATTATCAGGGAGTGCCTCGTAAACATGAGGAGGGAGTTTAGAAGGGGATGGTCTGTGGATACCACAGGAGATTGGGTGGGGGGCAAGGGAATAAAGGGTGCAGTGGTTTTGTATTGCAGAACTGGAAGTAGGACTGGGACATTGAATCTGAAGGAAcacaggg from Cricetulus griseus strain 17A/GY chromosome 1 unlocalized genomic scaffold, alternate assembly CriGri-PICRH-1.0 chr1_0, whole genome shotgun sequence includes the following:
- the LOC100761478 gene encoding LOW QUALITY PROTEIN: speckle-type POZ protein-like isoform X2 (The sequence of the model RefSeq protein was modified relative to this genomic sequence to represent the inferred CDS: inserted 1 base in 1 codon), yielding MSEDRAAERSGHTDFSVQKFSYSWTISNFGFLLQEIGGAIKSPTFSSGFSDNDKWCLKILANGIDKESKDYLSVHLMMLSCPKSPAWARFRFWIISVDGDKANGKISPRFFKFMPKQHWGFKKFIHRDLLLGLESWLFPDNELTIFCEVDLVVQDSLINCGKSTLPGIQVPRXHIGDELGQLWENSLFTDCCLVVAGQEFQAHKAILAARSPVFRAMFEHDMEEKRKNCVEIQDLEPQVFKAMMDFIYTGKAPDLHSMADAVLAAADKYGLERLKVMCEDALCRDLCVENAAHTLILADLHSAGQLKTKTLDFITPRASDISETSSWKTMMVLHPQLLAEAYSSLASTHSSLLEPPPKRLKQS